Proteins from a genomic interval of Streptomyces sp. NBC_00820:
- a CDS encoding alkaline phosphatase PhoX, with protein sequence MSATRRQILARASALGAGIAFTGALSELFEGTAAARNLGHTGYGPLVPDPGGLLDLPQGFRYSVLSREGDELRSGEGLVPSNHDGMAAFAGAGGRTHLVRNHENRNTAKISVPTVPGLTYDPGGHGGCTALTLDSRNRVLSERVAIAGTAVNCAGGRTPWGTWLTCEETEDSAGTNGYTKDHGFIFEVHPTDPHRTGAVPLTAMGRFQHEAIAIDPERGVVYETEDAFLKPFGLFYRFLPHKPLGGVGSLRAGGRLQAMRVPGVPDLSTIQETGATFDGIEWVDVPDPLAASTPTRLQDYGPKGITHAQKLEGCYWGGNRVYFVSSFARGADGSGADHYGQIWRYDPQRRRLTLVIVFGPDTDVQLPGESPDNICLAPSGGLMVCEDGNGAQHVFGVTRGGEVYAMARGRQNLGTPEEPEWGEFAGVTFSPDGDTMYVNCYTPGTTFAVTGPWRR encoded by the coding sequence ATGTCCGCAACACGACGTCAGATCCTGGCCCGAGCGAGCGCGCTGGGAGCGGGCATCGCCTTCACCGGGGCGCTGTCCGAACTCTTCGAGGGCACCGCGGCCGCGCGGAACCTGGGCCACACCGGCTACGGTCCTCTGGTCCCCGACCCGGGCGGCCTGCTCGATCTGCCACAGGGGTTCCGCTACAGCGTGCTCTCCCGCGAGGGCGACGAACTGCGCTCGGGCGAGGGCCTCGTGCCGTCCAACCACGACGGCATGGCCGCCTTCGCCGGCGCGGGCGGCCGTACCCACCTCGTCCGCAACCACGAGAACCGCAACACCGCGAAGATCTCGGTGCCCACCGTGCCGGGCCTCACCTACGACCCGGGCGGCCACGGCGGCTGCACCGCCCTGACGCTGGACTCCCGCAACCGCGTCCTGTCCGAGCGGGTCGCCATCGCCGGCACGGCCGTCAACTGCGCGGGCGGCCGCACCCCTTGGGGCACCTGGCTGACCTGCGAGGAGACCGAGGACAGTGCGGGTACCAACGGCTACACCAAGGACCACGGCTTCATCTTCGAGGTCCATCCCACCGACCCGCACCGCACCGGCGCCGTCCCGCTGACCGCGATGGGCCGCTTCCAGCACGAGGCGATCGCGATCGACCCGGAGCGCGGTGTCGTCTACGAGACCGAGGACGCCTTCCTCAAGCCGTTCGGCCTGTTCTACCGCTTCCTGCCGCACAAGCCGCTGGGCGGGGTCGGTTCGCTGCGCGCGGGCGGCCGGCTGCAGGCGATGCGGGTACCCGGCGTACCGGACCTGTCGACGATCCAGGAGACCGGCGCGACCTTCGACGGGATCGAGTGGGTGGACGTCCCCGACCCGCTGGCCGCCTCCACCCCCACCCGGCTGCAGGACTACGGGCCGAAGGGGATCACGCACGCGCAGAAGCTGGAGGGCTGCTACTGGGGCGGGAACCGTGTGTACTTCGTGTCGTCGTTCGCCCGCGGCGCGGACGGCTCCGGAGCCGACCACTACGGCCAGATCTGGCGCTACGACCCCCAGCGGCGCCGCCTGACCCTGGTGATCGTCTTCGGCCCGGACACCGATGTGCAGTTGCCCGGCGAGTCCCCGGACAACATCTGCCTCGCCCCCAGCGGCGGCCTGATGGTCTGCGAGGACGGCAACGGCGCCCAGCACGTCTTCGGCGTCACCCGCGGGGGCGAGGTGTACGCGATGGCCCGCGGCCGGCAGAACCTCGGCACCCCGGAGGAACCCGAGTGGGGCGAGTTCGCCGGAGTCACCTTCTCTCCCGACGGCGACACGATGTACGTCAACTGCTACACACCCGGTACGACCTTCGCGGTGACCGGGCCGTGGCGTAGATAA
- a CDS encoding FAD-dependent oxidoreductase, which produces MKNRAVQHGGRWGRAVVVGGGYAGLVTARVLADHFSEVVILEQSSVDERTGTHPHAPQGYHAHALLAKGGEVLERLFPGLRAELRAIGAPVFDYGEGISFLLPAGFAPRRRTGVEIQTFTRDELERRLRGKVLALPEVTLLSSTRCEGLGTTRPGAVNRVRYRTEDSEQPSEMEADLVVNTSGRSSALDGWLADLGLSVPAKRVVKAKITYTSMDFDRPESQPDFNLAYQMTFAPHIPRGGVILAVERDRWMCSLIGFEDQKPPTEDSAYLDFAKSLKNGRLAERIESRTNQGRTHRYTNVNNQWRLYHKMKDWPERLVALGDAVCVFNPVYGQGLTVAALEAELLHRTLAEHAARGNGLDGLSRGYQRALARIVLSPWILSSNSDLMWNPRRQPLTAKIAHWYNKHLFEVSVRDARVWSRFVRVANMVADPAVLFHPTVVAKVVRQALFRGPRNSV; this is translated from the coding sequence ATGAAGAACAGGGCTGTTCAGCACGGTGGCCGATGGGGAAGAGCCGTCGTCGTCGGCGGAGGGTACGCGGGCCTCGTGACGGCCCGGGTCCTGGCCGACCACTTCTCCGAAGTGGTCATCCTGGAACAGAGCTCGGTGGACGAGCGCACCGGTACCCATCCGCATGCGCCGCAGGGGTACCACGCGCACGCTCTGCTGGCCAAGGGCGGAGAGGTGCTGGAGAGACTCTTCCCCGGGCTCCGCGCGGAACTGCGGGCGATCGGGGCCCCGGTCTTCGACTACGGCGAGGGCATCAGTTTCCTCCTGCCCGCCGGGTTCGCACCCCGCAGGCGGACAGGCGTGGAGATCCAGACGTTCACCCGGGACGAACTGGAGCGGCGTCTGCGCGGCAAGGTGCTCGCGCTGCCCGAGGTGACGCTCCTTTCCTCCACCCGGTGCGAGGGCCTGGGAACGACCCGCCCCGGCGCGGTGAACCGGGTCCGCTACAGGACGGAGGACTCCGAACAGCCGTCGGAGATGGAAGCGGACCTGGTCGTCAACACCTCGGGGCGGTCCAGCGCTCTGGACGGCTGGCTCGCGGACCTGGGCCTGTCCGTGCCCGCGAAGCGCGTCGTCAAGGCGAAGATCACGTACACGTCGATGGACTTCGACCGGCCGGAGAGCCAACCGGACTTCAACCTGGCCTACCAGATGACGTTCGCGCCCCACATCCCCCGGGGCGGTGTCATCCTGGCCGTGGAGCGCGATCGCTGGATGTGCTCGTTGATCGGGTTCGAGGACCAGAAGCCGCCGACCGAGGACAGCGCCTATCTCGATTTCGCGAAAAGCCTGAAGAACGGCCGTCTTGCCGAGCGGATCGAGTCCCGCACCAACCAGGGACGGACCCACCGCTACACCAACGTCAACAACCAGTGGCGCCTCTACCACAAGATGAAGGACTGGCCCGAGCGCCTCGTCGCCCTCGGTGACGCGGTCTGCGTCTTCAACCCCGTGTACGGGCAGGGCCTGACCGTCGCCGCGCTGGAAGCCGAACTCCTGCATCGCACCCTGGCGGAGCACGCGGCACGAGGGAACGGCCTCGACGGTCTCAGCAGGGGGTACCAGCGCGCGCTGGCCCGGATCGTGCTGTCTCCCTGGATCCTGTCGAGCAATTCGGACCTCATGTGGAACCCGCGCCGTCAGCCGCTCACGGCGAAGATCGCCCACTGGTACAACAAGCACCTCTTCGAGGTGTCCGTTCGCGACGCACGGGTGTGGTCCCGGTTCGTGCGGGTGGCCAACATGGTGGCCGATCCGGCCGTGCTGTTCCACCCCACCGTGGTCGCGAAAGTCGTCCGCCAGGCCCTGTTCCGCGGCCCCCGGAACTCCGTCTAG
- a CDS encoding ABC transporter permease: MSSFSLAVRDSSTMLRRNLLHARRYPSLTLNLLLTPIMLLLFVYIFGDTMSTGIGGGAADRGEYIAHIVPGLLLMTVGSTVIGTAVSVSNDMTEGIIARFRTMAIHRGSVRVGHVIGSVLQSVTSVVLVGAVAVAIGFRSTDATVLEWLAAFGLLVLFATALTWIAVGMGLFSPNAEAAGNNAMPLILLPLLSSTFVPIDAMPGWFQPIAEYQPFTPAIETLRGLLLGTEIGNNGWLAVGWCLGLAVLGYFWSTSKFDNDPR; this comes from the coding sequence TTGAGCTCCTTCTCCCTCGCCGTGCGAGACTCCTCCACGATGCTGCGCCGCAACCTCCTGCACGCCCGGCGCTATCCGTCCCTCACGCTGAACCTGCTGCTCACCCCGATCATGCTGCTGCTCTTCGTCTACATCTTCGGCGACACCATGAGCACGGGCATCGGCGGCGGCGCCGCGGACCGCGGCGAGTACATCGCCCACATCGTGCCGGGTCTGCTGCTGATGACCGTCGGCAGCACCGTGATCGGCACGGCGGTGTCCGTCTCCAACGACATGACCGAGGGCATCATCGCCCGCTTCCGCACGATGGCGATCCACCGCGGCTCGGTGCGCGTCGGGCACGTCATCGGCAGCGTGCTGCAGTCGGTCACCAGCGTGGTCCTCGTCGGCGCGGTCGCCGTGGCCATCGGCTTCCGCTCCACCGATGCCACCGTCCTGGAGTGGCTCGCGGCGTTCGGACTGCTCGTGCTCTTCGCCACGGCGCTCACCTGGATCGCGGTCGGCATGGGCCTGTTCAGCCCCAACGCCGAGGCCGCCGGCAACAACGCGATGCCCCTGATCCTGCTGCCGCTCCTGTCCAGCACCTTCGTCCCCATCGACGCGATGCCGGGCTGGTTCCAGCCGATCGCCGAGTACCAGCCCTTCACGCCCGCCATCGAGACCCTGCGCGGCCTGCTGCTCGGCACCGAGATCGGCAACAACGGCTGGCTCGCCGTCGGCTGGTGCCTGGGCCTCGCGGTGCTCGGCTACTTCTGGTCGACCTCGAAGTTCGACAACGACCCGAGGTAA
- a CDS encoding ATP-binding cassette domain-containing protein — protein MTDLAIAANGLRKSYGDKTVLDGIDLAVPQGTVFSLLGPNGAGKTTAVKILSTLVSPAPASGPIRVGGHDLATDAQSVRAAIGVTGQFSAVDGLITGEENMLLMADLHHLSKREGRQVAAELPERFGLTEAAKKPASTYSGGVKRRLDIAMTLVGSPRIIFLDEPATGLDPRSRHDMWQIVRELVPDGVTVFLTTQYLEEADELADRIAVLDDGKVVAQGTAEELKRLIPGGHVRLRFTDPAAYQSAASALRECFRDDEALALQLPSDGSQRDLRSLLDRLDSAGIEADELTVHTPDLDDVFFALTSGAGVPDQPKEAVR, from the coding sequence ATGACCGACTTGGCCATCGCGGCGAACGGGCTGCGCAAGTCCTACGGCGACAAGACCGTCCTCGACGGCATCGACCTGGCCGTCCCGCAAGGCACGGTCTTCTCGCTGCTCGGCCCGAACGGCGCCGGGAAGACCACCGCCGTCAAGATCCTCTCGACCCTCGTCTCCCCCGCCCCCGCCAGTGGCCCGATCCGCGTCGGCGGCCACGACCTCGCCACCGACGCGCAGTCGGTGCGTGCCGCGATCGGCGTCACCGGTCAGTTCTCCGCCGTCGACGGCCTGATCACCGGCGAGGAGAACATGCTCCTCATGGCGGACCTGCACCACCTCTCCAAGCGCGAGGGACGGCAGGTCGCCGCCGAACTGCCGGAGCGCTTCGGCCTCACCGAGGCCGCGAAGAAGCCCGCCTCCACCTACTCCGGCGGCGTGAAGCGCCGCCTCGACATCGCCATGACCCTGGTCGGCAGCCCGCGGATCATCTTCCTCGACGAGCCGGCCACCGGTCTCGACCCTCGCTCCCGGCACGACATGTGGCAGATCGTCCGCGAGCTGGTCCCCGACGGCGTCACCGTCTTCCTCACCACCCAGTACCTGGAGGAGGCCGACGAACTCGCCGACCGCATCGCGGTGCTCGACGACGGCAAGGTCGTCGCCCAGGGCACCGCCGAGGAACTGAAGCGGCTCATCCCGGGCGGGCACGTCCGGCTCCGCTTCACCGACCCGGCGGCGTACCAGAGCGCGGCCTCCGCCCTGCGCGAGTGCTTCCGGGACGACGAAGCCCTCGCGCTGCAGCTTCCGAGCGACGGCAGCCAGCGCGATCTGCGCTCCCTCCTCGACCGGCTGGACTCGGCCGGCATCGAGGCCGACGAGCTGACCGTGCACACCCCCGACCTCGACGACGTCTTCTTCGCCCTGACCAGTGGCGCCGGCGTCCCCGACCAGCCCAAGGAGGCTGTCCGTTGA